Proteins found in one Solitalea lacus genomic segment:
- a CDS encoding OsmC family protein, which yields MNIKLERRNNAYHFEAVNEQGNVLSMDANPAIGGENKGFRPMETLLAGLGGCSAIDVISILTKQKEPIQDLKISIDAKRIEGEVPSLFEVINVEYHFFGELSIEKIERALALTYDKYCSVAQILGKSAKLNYTYKLN from the coding sequence ATGAATATTAAACTCGAACGTAGGAATAACGCATATCATTTCGAAGCTGTTAATGAACAGGGAAATGTGTTAAGTATGGATGCAAACCCTGCAATTGGTGGCGAAAATAAAGGGTTTAGGCCAATGGAAACTCTTTTGGCAGGTTTAGGCGGCTGCAGTGCAATTGATGTGATTTCAATTTTAACCAAACAAAAAGAACCAATTCAAGACTTAAAAATCAGTATTGATGCAAAACGTATTGAAGGAGAGGTGCCTTCTTTATTTGAAGTAATTAATGTTGAATATCATTTCTTTGGTGAATTAAGTATCGAAAAAATTGAACGGGCACTGGCTTTAACGTATGATAAGTATTGTTCGGTAGCACAAATTTTAGGTAAATCGGCTAAGCTAAATTATACCTATAAGTTGAATTAA
- a CDS encoding phosphoadenylyl-sulfate reductase produces the protein MYSELIEQLQKEAEGLDLATSLTLIATRFPGKVSFSTSFGIEDQVITDAIFRSKAAIDIFTLDTGRLFNETYEVYSRTVARYKLSITPYYPNQDEIQQFVLNKGINAFYESVENRKECCRIRKIEPLKKALAGTEVWITGVRAEQSENRKGFHLFEYDHGFNLIKFNPLLNWTEKEVFEYVKKNAVPYNPLHDKGFVSIGCQPCTRAIEPGEDPRAGRWWWEDSKKECGLHTQ, from the coding sequence ATGTATAGCGAATTAATTGAACAACTTCAAAAAGAAGCAGAGGGATTAGATTTAGCTACTTCATTGACCTTGATTGCCACTCGTTTTCCAGGAAAGGTGTCTTTTTCAACCTCTTTCGGGATAGAGGATCAGGTTATTACTGATGCCATTTTTAGGTCAAAGGCAGCTATTGATATATTTACCCTCGATACAGGCCGTTTATTTAATGAAACTTACGAAGTTTATTCAAGAACTGTAGCTCGTTATAAACTTTCTATTACTCCATATTATCCAAATCAGGACGAAATTCAGCAGTTTGTTCTTAATAAGGGCATCAATGCTTTTTACGAATCGGTTGAAAATCGGAAAGAGTGCTGCCGTATTCGAAAAATAGAACCTTTGAAAAAAGCATTAGCGGGAACCGAAGTTTGGATTACTGGCGTTAGAGCTGAGCAATCAGAAAATAGGAAAGGTTTTCATCTGTTTGAATACGATCATGGATTTAACCTTATAAAATTTAATCCACTTCTAAATTGGACAGAAAAAGAAGTATTTGAGTATGTTAAGAAGAATGCCGTGCCATATAATCCTTTACATGATAAAGGTTTTGTAAGTATTGGCTGTCAGCCTTGTACCCGGGCCATAGAACCAGGAGAAGATCCGAGAGCCGGTCGTTGGTGGTGGGAAGATTCAAAGAAAGAATGCGGACTGCATACACAGTAA
- a CDS encoding nitrite reductase, translating into MQSFRTELENPVVERDIIELERKITLYREGKIDEEKFRSLRLARGVYGQRQQGVQMVRIKLPYGKVTMQQLERICKVSDEYSRGRLHITTRQDIQIHYVSLDRTPELWAELERDDITLREACGNTVRNVTASSMAGIDPNEPFDVTPYAHVMFEYFLRNPVCQDMGRKVKIAFSSSEKDTAYTFMHDLGFVPKVKIINGEEVRGFKVMLAGGLGSQPYLAEVAYEFLPVNQIVPFSEAVLRVFDRYGERVKRHKARMKYLMQDVGLEGFLKLIEEERLALKYKIFEIDGTVSQEPQLPALIQLPDFEIADSSKYEKWFKTNVFKQKQDGYFAVGLKIVNGDILTPVARKLIEIVKELSADEIRLTNTQGILLKYVHAAHLPYLFYKLDELGLAEIGFESTADITSCPGTDTCNLGISNSTDITRELEKVIYEEYPDFIFGNDVSIKISGCINSCGQHAMAAIGFHGSSLKKDKLVLPALQVLIGGGVLGDGLGAVADKVIKVPSKRGPEVLRILLNDYQQNGEEGEYFLSYYQRKGKIYFYDLLNPLADLANITDDDFIDWGQDKPYVQAIGVGECAGVTIDLIATLLLESDEKIAGAQEAFEKAEYADSIYNAYTSYINSAKAILTSEGVKTNTQSGIVKDFDTHLVQTAKVNLPVSFEELIYQINKNEPTADFAAYYLDQARNFTKLVKEYRESILIQ; encoded by the coding sequence ATGCAAAGCTTCAGAACAGAACTTGAAAACCCGGTAGTAGAGCGTGACATTATTGAATTGGAGCGCAAAATTACACTATACCGTGAAGGGAAGATTGATGAAGAGAAATTCCGTAGTCTGCGTTTAGCGCGTGGTGTTTACGGTCAACGTCAGCAGGGTGTTCAAATGGTGCGTATAAAATTGCCTTATGGTAAGGTTACTATGCAACAGTTGGAGCGCATTTGTAAGGTTTCGGATGAATACTCAAGAGGAAGATTACACATTACCACTCGTCAGGATATCCAAATACATTATGTTAGTCTTGATCGTACCCCTGAGTTATGGGCAGAGCTTGAGCGTGACGACATTACTTTGAGAGAAGCTTGTGGTAATACTGTGCGTAATGTTACTGCTTCATCAATGGCTGGAATTGATCCAAATGAGCCATTTGATGTAACTCCTTATGCTCATGTCATGTTTGAGTATTTTCTGCGTAATCCAGTGTGCCAGGATATGGGACGAAAAGTTAAAATTGCTTTTTCATCATCAGAAAAAGATACCGCATATACATTTATGCATGACTTGGGTTTCGTTCCTAAAGTTAAAATCATTAATGGTGAAGAAGTTCGTGGTTTTAAGGTAATGTTGGCAGGAGGCTTGGGTTCGCAACCTTATTTAGCTGAGGTTGCTTATGAGTTTTTGCCTGTCAATCAGATTGTTCCTTTCTCTGAAGCAGTATTACGTGTCTTTGATCGTTATGGAGAACGTGTCAAAAGGCATAAAGCCCGTATGAAATATCTGATGCAGGATGTAGGGCTTGAGGGTTTCTTAAAATTGATTGAGGAAGAGCGCTTGGCTCTTAAATATAAGATTTTTGAGATTGATGGAACTGTTAGCCAGGAGCCGCAACTTCCTGCTTTAATCCAACTTCCTGATTTTGAAATAGCTGACAGTTCTAAGTATGAAAAATGGTTCAAAACCAATGTTTTCAAACAAAAGCAAGACGGTTATTTTGCTGTTGGACTAAAGATTGTGAATGGAGATATTCTAACTCCTGTAGCCCGTAAACTAATTGAAATTGTTAAAGAGCTTTCGGCAGATGAAATTAGGCTTACTAACACTCAGGGAATTTTATTAAAATATGTTCATGCTGCTCATTTACCATACTTGTTCTATAAGTTAGATGAGCTTGGTTTGGCGGAAATTGGCTTTGAAAGTACGGCCGATATTACTTCTTGCCCTGGTACTGATACTTGTAACCTTGGAATTTCCAACTCAACAGATATCACTCGCGAGCTGGAAAAGGTGATTTATGAAGAATACCCTGATTTTATTTTCGGCAATGATGTCTCTATAAAAATCTCAGGCTGTATTAATTCTTGTGGTCAACATGCCATGGCTGCCATTGGTTTTCACGGATCAAGTCTTAAGAAAGATAAGTTGGTACTTCCTGCTCTTCAGGTACTAATAGGAGGAGGTGTGCTTGGAGATGGTTTAGGCGCTGTTGCTGATAAAGTAATTAAGGTGCCAAGTAAACGTGGTCCTGAAGTATTGAGGATTCTTTTAAATGATTATCAGCAAAACGGAGAAGAGGGTGAGTATTTCTTAAGCTATTATCAGCGTAAAGGAAAAATCTATTTCTATGATTTATTAAATCCTTTAGCTGACCTAGCCAATATTACCGACGATGACTTCATTGATTGGGGACAAGACAAACCATATGTACAAGCTATTGGAGTAGGTGAGTGTGCCGGAGTTACTATTGACTTGATTGCAACCCTTTTATTGGAATCTGATGAGAAGATTGCAGGTGCTCAGGAAGCGTTTGAAAAGGCCGAATATGCAGACAGTATTTACAATGCCTACACCTCATATATTAACTCTGCTAAGGCTATTTTAACTTCTGAAGGTGTAAAAACCAATACACAAAGCGGTATTGTAAAAGATTTTGATACGCATTTGGTCCAAACTGCTAAAGTAAATCTTCCGGTTTCCTTTGAAGAGTTGATTTATCAAATCAACAAAAATGAGCCAACAGCTGATTTTGCAGCGTATTATTTAGATCAGGCTCGCAACTTTACCAAATTGGTTAAAGAATACCGTGAATCGATTTTAATTCAATAG
- a CDS encoding energy transducer TonB: MKNLFTNTHDLTEIVFENRNREYGAYQLRARYDKTMRKALFSSVGSLVILGVITVSLHSKADEGPKVISIPYVIDTRKYEIVPDKPLEPELPKKTASLPPAATVKSTELTVVPDEKVAKPEHPPTKEELEGKAIGSISSENTGAGNTENMMPGNEGESLNGTENGNSTAETPFVHAEEMPEYEGGFQKMFKFIGRNLRYPNMAVENDIEGAVTVQFVVDKDGNVYNASVLKGIGGGCDEEAVRVVKLLKFKPGRQNGQPVKVQFSLPIRFTLNK; this comes from the coding sequence ATGAAGAACCTGTTCACAAACACCCACGACTTAACTGAAATTGTTTTCGAGAACCGTAACCGCGAGTATGGAGCCTATCAATTACGTGCGCGTTATGATAAAACCATGCGTAAAGCCCTTTTTTCTTCTGTTGGGAGCTTGGTAATTTTAGGGGTAATAACAGTGAGCCTTCATTCTAAGGCTGATGAAGGGCCCAAAGTAATTTCAATTCCCTATGTAATTGACACCAGAAAATATGAAATCGTTCCTGACAAACCTTTGGAGCCAGAACTTCCTAAAAAAACAGCAAGTTTACCCCCTGCGGCAACCGTAAAAAGTACAGAGTTAACAGTTGTTCCCGATGAAAAAGTTGCCAAACCAGAACATCCTCCTACGAAAGAGGAATTGGAGGGAAAGGCAATTGGTAGTATTTCTTCTGAGAATACAGGAGCAGGAAATACCGAGAATATGATGCCAGGGAATGAAGGAGAAAGTCTCAATGGCACTGAAAATGGCAACAGTACAGCTGAAACACCATTTGTTCATGCCGAAGAAATGCCGGAGTATGAGGGTGGATTTCAAAAGATGTTCAAGTTTATAGGAAGGAATTTGCGTTACCCCAATATGGCTGTAGAAAATGATATTGAGGGAGCGGTAACGGTTCAGTTTGTGGTTGATAAGGATGGTAATGTATATAACGCATCTGTGTTGAAAGGGATTGGCGGAGGATGTGATGAAGAGGCCGTGAGAGTAGTAAAGTTGTTAAAGTTTAAGCCAGGTCGTCAGAATGGTCAACCCGTTAAAGTCCAATTTAGTTTGCCAATCCGATTTACGCTTAACAAATAA
- a CDS encoding trans-sulfuration enzyme family protein encodes MSNFETNAIRIQAERSGAKEHSVPLYLTSSYKFDDAEDMRALFANEREGNIYSRYSNPNTSELIEKMAVLEGAEAGWATATGMAAIFTTFAAFLKSGDHVLSSRSVFGSTHQLLVNVFPKWGVTSTYADLDKTDEWESLIQPNTKLIFVETPSNPGIDIIDLEWLGNFAKKHKAILVVDNCFATPYLQQPIKYGAHLSIHSATKYIDGQGRTLGGLILGSKELITEIEAFARHSGPAMSPFNAWVLSKSLETLAVRMDRHCENALKVAEFLESNQEIEVVKYPLLKSHPQYEIAKKQMRAGGGIVTFVVKGGYDRASKFMDALKMFSISANLGDTRSIATHPASSTHSKLSEEERQQVGISQGTIRVSIGLEHIDDILADIKQALELTKLALA; translated from the coding sequence ATGTCTAATTTCGAAACCAACGCTATTCGTATTCAAGCAGAACGCTCAGGAGCCAAAGAACATTCAGTGCCATTGTACCTTACATCGAGTTATAAATTTGATGATGCAGAAGACATGCGTGCACTGTTTGCAAATGAGCGCGAAGGAAATATCTACAGCCGTTATTCAAATCCAAATACTTCGGAGTTAATTGAGAAAATGGCAGTTTTAGAAGGTGCAGAAGCCGGATGGGCCACTGCAACGGGGATGGCTGCTATTTTTACCACTTTTGCGGCGTTTTTAAAATCTGGTGATCATGTATTATCGAGCCGTTCTGTATTTGGTTCAACTCACCAGTTATTGGTAAACGTATTTCCTAAATGGGGTGTAACGTCAACTTATGCAGATTTAGATAAAACAGATGAATGGGAATCTTTAATTCAGCCAAATACCAAACTGATTTTTGTAGAAACGCCTTCAAACCCTGGGATCGATATTATTGATCTTGAATGGTTAGGTAATTTTGCAAAAAAGCATAAAGCAATTTTAGTTGTCGATAACTGCTTTGCTACTCCATATCTGCAACAACCAATTAAATACGGAGCCCACCTTTCTATTCACTCTGCTACTAAATATATTGATGGTCAGGGACGTACATTAGGGGGCTTGATTTTAGGCAGCAAAGAATTGATCACTGAAATAGAGGCATTTGCCCGTCATTCAGGGCCGGCCATGTCACCATTCAATGCGTGGGTTTTATCTAAAAGTTTGGAAACTTTAGCTGTTCGTATGGATCGTCATTGCGAAAATGCCCTTAAAGTTGCAGAATTCTTAGAATCAAATCAGGAAATAGAAGTAGTGAAATACCCTTTGCTAAAATCACATCCTCAATACGAAATCGCCAAAAAACAAATGCGCGCAGGAGGGGGGATTGTGACTTTTGTGGTTAAAGGTGGCTATGATCGCGCAAGCAAATTTATGGATGCCTTAAAGATGTTCTCTATTTCTGCTAATTTAGGCGATACACGTTCTATTGCCACACATCCGGCTTCAAGTACACACTCCAAATTGAGTGAAGAAGAACGCCAACAAGTTGGAATTAGCCAGGGTACAATACGTGTTTCCATAGGTCTTGAACATATTGATGACATATTAGCTGATATTAAACAAGCCCTGGAGCTTACAAAGCTTGCGCTTGCATAG
- a CDS encoding TonB-dependent receptor — translation MKKSLLLAILLSFSLGLFAQDAVVISGIIKDKDSLEPLAGVSVRIKGTNSGTATNNDGRFELKTRQKIPFILLVTLIGFQAQEFEVKDLNQSIVLNLSSINIQANEVVVTASRVEENILKSPVAIEKLDIRAIKQSPAPSFYDALENVKGVQMTTSSLTFKVPNTRGFNIPNNFRFMQLVDGVDMQAATLGVPLGNAIGPTELDIASVEITPGAASALYGMNAINGMSNLLTKSPFVYKGLSVYSRTGLNHVGEGTGRDISNLTETAIRYAMAFNNKFAFKVNASYMQGTDWLSDTHTDQNPNNLKTANPAYAALDGANNIVFDGWNKYGDDALAGSNTVSLTGLTIDGKTNQTLTVARTGYWERDLISPKVDNLKFDASLFYRVNDHLEASYSYRIGKMDGVFQRGNKIQLDNVMVQNHKVELKGSNFLVRGYLSLEDTGDSFNVKPLADNMDLYSGGSGSVWGAKFKNALNTYSAEHGGALTSANLAAATQYARQQADASRVQPGTQAFEDLKNTIIKINNWDIKSATIPDAPETGGAALVQKSRLYNLEGQWDLSKQVRYFDLLIGADARIYDIIPDGNNFVDFSRPIDERNTPLDDGTFGNDVSYKKFGGFVQTTKTFFAEKLKLFGSLRLDYNPEFQPKLTPRIAAVYTHADKHNFRVTYQQGYRFPAIFEALSYVNNGRVKRVGSLPVINEGLGYLENSYTQASVVNFNAAVKAAGNTDAAALANRDLLKVANLPNAGPERINSFEVGYKSIVFNNKLVIDFDAYTNTYTGFLGQVQVYVPKDETVGTDPAVIAMIDRNRDPNPGTGGNAPSKGQDRYRVYTNAKNTYTNFGSALGLTYNFYKRYVVGGNVSFNKMKANETSDIFVTGFNTPEFSGNVSFGNRELFKNVGFSLIYKWQTPFLWESPLVTGKIDAIHTFDAQVSLAIPQAKANVKVGGTDLFNRKYLQYAGGPTLGGLYYVAVTFDGLLNK, via the coding sequence ATGAAGAAATCATTACTACTGGCTATTCTTTTGTCCTTTTCGTTAGGACTATTTGCCCAAGATGCAGTTGTCATTAGCGGAATAATTAAAGATAAAGACTCATTGGAACCGCTCGCAGGAGTGTCTGTTCGCATAAAAGGAACAAATTCTGGTACTGCAACCAATAACGATGGCAGATTTGAACTAAAAACCCGTCAGAAGATACCTTTTATCCTCCTGGTAACTTTGATAGGCTTTCAGGCTCAAGAATTTGAAGTAAAAGACTTAAACCAATCTATCGTCTTAAATCTTTCAAGTATAAATATTCAGGCAAATGAAGTTGTGGTAACTGCTTCAAGGGTTGAGGAAAATATTCTAAAATCACCTGTAGCAATTGAAAAACTGGATATAAGAGCGATCAAACAATCTCCGGCACCATCATTTTATGATGCTTTGGAAAACGTGAAGGGAGTGCAAATGACTACTTCAAGTTTAACTTTTAAAGTTCCTAATACCCGAGGGTTTAATATTCCCAATAATTTTCGTTTTATGCAATTGGTGGATGGGGTTGACATGCAGGCTGCAACCTTGGGTGTTCCATTGGGCAACGCCATAGGCCCAACAGAACTTGACATTGCCAGTGTTGAAATTACTCCTGGGGCTGCTTCTGCATTGTATGGTATGAATGCTATTAACGGTATGTCCAATTTGTTGACCAAGAGTCCTTTTGTTTATAAAGGATTAAGTGTGTACAGCAGAACAGGGTTAAACCATGTCGGAGAGGGAACAGGCAGAGATATCAGTAATTTAACAGAAACAGCAATACGGTATGCCATGGCCTTTAATAACAAGTTTGCTTTTAAGGTTAATGCAAGTTATATGCAGGGAACTGATTGGTTATCGGACACTCATACAGACCAAAATCCGAATAACTTAAAAACGGCCAATCCTGCTTATGCTGCATTAGATGGTGCTAATAATATAGTTTTTGATGGCTGGAATAAGTATGGAGATGATGCATTAGCAGGAAGTAACACTGTCTCCCTCACCGGGTTAACAATTGATGGGAAAACTAATCAAACACTTACGGTTGCCCGCACGGGCTATTGGGAACGCGATTTAATTAGTCCTAAGGTAGATAATCTAAAGTTTGATGCCTCTCTGTTTTACCGCGTGAATGATCATTTGGAAGCATCTTATTCATATCGAATCGGAAAAATGGACGGAGTATTTCAACGTGGAAATAAAATTCAACTGGATAATGTAATGGTGCAAAATCATAAAGTTGAGTTAAAAGGAAGTAACTTTTTGGTAAGGGGATATCTGTCATTAGAAGATACAGGTGATTCTTTTAATGTAAAACCGCTTGCCGATAATATGGACTTATATAGTGGAGGCAGTGGAAGTGTTTGGGGCGCAAAATTCAAAAACGCACTGAATACCTACAGTGCCGAACACGGAGGAGCTTTGACTTCAGCTAATTTAGCTGCTGCAACACAATATGCCCGTCAACAAGCCGATGCCAGTCGTGTGCAGCCTGGAACTCAAGCATTTGAGGATTTAAAAAATACTATTATTAAGATAAATAACTGGGATATTAAATCAGCTACAATACCCGATGCCCCTGAAACAGGTGGCGCTGCCTTGGTTCAAAAAAGCCGGTTGTATAATTTGGAAGGTCAATGGGATCTGTCCAAACAGGTTAGATACTTTGATTTATTAATTGGAGCTGATGCTCGAATTTATGATATCATTCCGGATGGGAACAACTTTGTTGACTTTTCCCGTCCTATTGATGAGCGAAATACACCATTGGATGATGGAACTTTCGGCAACGATGTGTCTTATAAAAAGTTTGGCGGCTTTGTTCAGACCACCAAAACCTTCTTTGCAGAGAAACTGAAGCTGTTTGGTTCATTACGATTGGATTACAATCCAGAATTTCAGCCAAAGTTAACTCCTCGTATTGCAGCAGTTTATACACATGCCGACAAGCATAATTTTAGGGTAACTTATCAACAAGGATACCGTTTTCCGGCAATATTTGAAGCCCTTTCATATGTTAACAATGGCAGGGTAAAGCGTGTAGGAAGTTTGCCGGTTATTAATGAGGGATTAGGTTATCTTGAAAACAGTTATACTCAGGCTTCAGTGGTAAACTTTAACGCTGCTGTTAAAGCGGCTGGAAATACTGATGCTGCCGCATTAGCTAACAGAGATCTATTGAAAGTGGCTAATTTACCTAACGCCGGTCCTGAACGAATCAATTCTTTTGAAGTTGGATATAAAAGCATCGTGTTTAATAATAAGCTGGTAATTGATTTTGATGCCTATACAAACACTTATACGGGCTTTTTAGGCCAGGTGCAAGTGTATGTGCCCAAAGACGAAACGGTGGGCACTGACCCAGCCGTAATCGCAATGATTGATCGTAATCGTGATCCTAATCCAGGTACAGGAGGAAATGCTCCAAGTAAAGGCCAGGATCGTTATCGTGTTTATACCAATGCAAAAAATACTTACACCAACTTTGGTTCAGCGTTAGGCTTGACATACAATTTTTATAAAAGATACGTAGTTGGAGGAAATGTCAGTTTCAATAAAATGAAGGCAAATGAAACCTCTGATATTTTCGTAACAGGTTTCAACACTCCTGAATTCTCAGGGAATGTTTCATTTGGTAATCGTGAGCTGTTTAAAAATGTAGGCTTTAGTTTAATCTACAAATGGCAGACCCCCTTCTTATGGGAAAGTCCGTTGGTTACAGGTAAAATAGATGCCATTCACACTTTTGATGCACAAGTGTCTTTGGCTATTCCTCAGGCTAAAGCCAATGTTAAGGTAGGAGGTACCGACCTTTTCAATAGAAAATACCTGCAGTATGCAGGAGGACCGACATTGGGAGGTTTGTACTACGTAGCAGTTACATTTGATGGTTTGTTAAATAAATAG
- the cysD gene encoding sulfate adenylyltransferase subunit CysD, producing MNNHLKTLEEESIYILREVAAQFERPALLFSGGKDSITLVHLARKAFFPAKFPFPLVHIDTGHNFEETIVFRDWLVNKVGAQLIVGSVQESIDQKKVAEETGKYASRNALQTVTLLDTIEKHKFDACIGGARRDEEKARAKERIFSVRDDFGQWDPKRQRPEIWNHLNGMINFGENVRVFPISNWTELDVWSYIKQENMELPSIYFTHKREVFERDGLIFPASPYINMDGEAIFETDVRFRTVGDMSCTAAVLSTADNVDDIITEIKASTISERGARFDDKRSEAAMEKRKLAGYF from the coding sequence ATGAATAACCATTTAAAGACATTAGAAGAAGAATCGATATATATTTTGCGCGAAGTGGCAGCGCAATTTGAACGTCCAGCCTTATTATTTTCAGGAGGTAAAGACTCCATTACCCTTGTGCATTTAGCTAGAAAAGCCTTCTTTCCGGCAAAGTTCCCATTTCCATTGGTCCATATTGATACCGGGCACAATTTTGAGGAAACCATTGTATTCAGAGACTGGCTGGTGAATAAAGTTGGGGCTCAGTTAATAGTGGGCTCTGTTCAGGAAAGTATTGATCAAAAGAAAGTGGCTGAAGAAACAGGTAAATATGCCAGCAGAAATGCCCTGCAAACGGTTACATTACTCGATACCATTGAGAAGCACAAATTTGATGCTTGTATTGGTGGAGCCCGTAGGGATGAGGAAAAAGCCCGCGCTAAGGAACGTATTTTCTCTGTACGCGATGATTTTGGTCAGTGGGATCCAAAACGTCAACGCCCTGAGATTTGGAATCATTTAAATGGAATGATCAATTTTGGTGAAAACGTACGCGTGTTTCCAATTAGCAATTGGACAGAACTGGATGTTTGGAGCTATATCAAACAAGAAAATATGGAGTTACCAAGCATCTACTTTACTCATAAAAGAGAAGTATTTGAGCGTGATGGTTTGATTTTTCCTGCTTCTCCTTACATCAACATGGATGGCGAAGCAATTTTTGAAACTGATGTTCGTTTCCGTACCGTAGGAGACATGAGTTGTACTGCTGCAGTGCTCTCAACAGCTGATAATGTGGACGATATCATCACAGAAATTAAGGCCTCTACTATTTCTGAACGTGGAGCTCGTTTCGATGATAAACGTTCAGAGGCTGCAATGGAGAAACGCAAGCTGGCAGGATATTTTTAA
- a CDS encoding sulfate adenylyltransferase subunit 1, with translation MELLKFSTAGSVDDGKSTLIGRLLYDTNSLTTDQIQAVEAASKRKGFDYLDLSLLTDGLSAEREQGITIDVAHIYFNTDNRKFIIADTPGHVEYTRNMVTGSSNSQLSIILIDARKGVIEQTHRHFFIANLLQIPEVVVCVNKMDLVDYSQEVFNKIREEFEQFVKGFDRLHQNLTFIPASSLKGDNIVNPSESMTWYKGPTLLAYLENVQVNQDINTKDARFPVQYVIRPQSEEFHDYRGYAGRVVSGQLSVGDEVVALPSNLKSKIKQITTFDGNFETVGAKQSVTLLLEDEIDITRGNLITKVGNEPKTDKEFIAQICWMDTTPSVPGGKYIIQHSNNRVKAMLRDVDFIVNTSTLEKDTERKQLKLNDIAQVQVKTAQPLFFDAYEQNKANGSFIIIDEGSKNTVAAGIIL, from the coding sequence ATGGAATTACTGAAATTTTCGACTGCAGGAAGTGTAGATGATGGCAAAAGCACTTTAATAGGTCGTTTATTATATGATACGAACTCACTTACTACTGACCAAATTCAGGCAGTAGAGGCTGCAAGTAAACGTAAAGGGTTTGATTACCTTGATCTTTCTTTGCTTACCGACGGCTTAAGCGCCGAACGGGAACAAGGAATTACGATTGATGTGGCACATATCTATTTCAATACGGATAATCGCAAGTTTATTATTGCCGATACTCCGGGCCACGTCGAATATACGCGTAACATGGTTACCGGATCTTCGAATTCGCAGCTTTCCATTATTTTGATAGATGCTCGTAAAGGAGTAATTGAGCAAACACATCGACATTTTTTCATTGCCAATCTGCTGCAAATTCCGGAAGTAGTGGTTTGTGTAAATAAAATGGATTTGGTGGATTATTCTCAGGAGGTTTTTAATAAGATTCGTGAGGAATTTGAGCAGTTTGTGAAAGGATTTGACCGTTTGCATCAAAATTTAACATTCATACCGGCTTCATCGTTAAAAGGGGATAATATTGTAAATCCTTCAGAAAGCATGACATGGTACAAAGGACCTACCTTGTTAGCGTATCTTGAAAATGTTCAGGTAAATCAAGACATTAATACTAAAGATGCACGTTTTCCGGTACAGTACGTAATTCGTCCCCAATCAGAAGAGTTTCATGACTATCGTGGTTATGCAGGAAGGGTAGTAAGTGGCCAATTAAGTGTGGGAGATGAAGTGGTGGCACTGCCATCAAACTTAAAGTCTAAAATAAAACAAATTACCACGTTTGATGGTAATTTTGAAACAGTTGGCGCAAAACAATCCGTTACGCTTTTACTGGAAGATGAAATTGATATAACCAGAGGTAACCTGATTACGAAAGTCGGTAACGAGCCGAAGACGGATAAAGAATTTATAGCTCAGATTTGCTGGATGGATACAACTCCTTCGGTACCAGGTGGAAAATACATTATACAGCACAGTAATAATCGTGTTAAAGCGATGCTTCGTGATGTGGATTTCATTGTAAATACAAGTACACTTGAAAAAGATACAGAACGTAAGCAGTTAAAGTTAAATGATATTGCTCAGGTTCAGGTGAAAACTGCCCAACCGCTATTTTTTGATGCTTATGAGCAAAACAAAGCTAATGGTTCATTTATTATTATAGATGAAGGCAGCAAAAATACAGTGGCTGCCGGAATAATTTTGTAG